Proteins encoded by one window of Methanobacterium sp. CWC-01:
- a CDS encoding FeoA family protein produces the protein MITIDQLKNGQLGTIIEVKGGRGLVRRLESLNLRKGKKIRKLSAAPFRGPIVLEVDGCQIALGRGMAAKVMVEPL, from the coding sequence ATGATCACCATAGACCAGCTTAAAAATGGCCAACTAGGAACCATAATAGAAGTTAAGGGCGGCCGTGGATTGGTAAGACGTTTAGAATCACTTAATCTTCGTAAAGGAAAAAAAATACGGAAATTATCCGCAGCTCCCTTCCGGGGGCCGATAGTACTGGAAGTGGATGGTTGTCAGATTGCCCTGGGAAGGGGAATGGCTGCTAAAGTTATGGTGGAACCACTATGA
- a CDS encoding DUF5518 domain-containing protein: MAKYSVETSIIISIVVGLIISNIPIVGIRGMFFIIIVGFIASYYTVPEKTSYKVGATAGVVMAIILLVISFLSPPDLPYTLPSATSLGVSAMANEFFVLILGIIMSLLIYGFLGALGGYLATQFFNPPEVVEKPRYMEKKPKMVSKKRPRRTLERKKL, translated from the coding sequence ATGGCAAAGTACAGTGTGGAAACATCCATAATCATCAGCATAGTAGTGGGTCTTATCATCTCCAACATTCCCATCGTGGGTATCCGGGGAATGTTCTTCATAATCATAGTGGGATTTATTGCCAGCTACTACACCGTTCCAGAGAAAACCAGCTATAAGGTGGGAGCCACGGCCGGGGTGGTTATGGCCATTATATTACTGGTAATTAGTTTTCTATCCCCACCGGATCTACCTTACACCCTGCCCAGTGCCACCTCTCTGGGAGTGTCAGCCATGGCCAACGAATTCTTCGTCCTGATACTTGGCATCATAATGTCACTTTTAATATACGGATTTCTGGGGGCCCTGGGAGGCTACCTGGCCACTCAGTTCTTCAATCCACCTGAAGTGGTAGAAAAACCCCGATACATGGAAAAAAAACCTAAAATGGTATCCAAAAAAAGGCCCAGAAGGACCTTGGAAAGAAAAAAACTTTAA
- a CDS encoding FAD-dependent oxidoreductase — MTKVLVVGSGAGGGILASELSRRGVEVTIIEKGPSTPPGDAYCHYEIINTGVEILKTDCVGGTTMVTTGNAVRTCQEELRKYNINIDAELDDVEQEVGVSILPDSLLGEGTRKIMDGARELGFTMGPMPKFIDPRLCKPCGKCALGCPRDAKWTSQNYLKTAVNFGASLIENRPVVDIIVKNGELKGVTTTNKDYFADIVVLSAGAMATPRLLQQAGIKAGKQLFVDTFITIGGVLKGIGFNEEVQMNALLKREDLIITPHFSSILVDKIPDAAPEDILGLMVKIKDDNQGRVTTNSVVKYSTARDVGLLCEGAAMAGSILTAAGVDPLTLVSSPARGAHPGGTAAIGEVVDSNLETEIDGLFVADASVLPRAPGAPPVLTILAMSKRLGRYLSAERV, encoded by the coding sequence TTGACAAAGGTACTGGTAGTCGGATCCGGGGCGGGGGGAGGCATTCTGGCCAGTGAACTATCCCGAAGGGGGGTGGAAGTTACCATCATCGAGAAGGGACCCTCCACTCCGCCGGGTGATGCTTACTGCCACTATGAGATCATAAATACCGGTGTAGAGATCCTTAAAACCGACTGCGTAGGGGGTACCACTATGGTAACCACCGGCAACGCCGTGAGAACCTGCCAGGAGGAGCTCAGAAAATACAACATCAATATTGATGCTGAGCTTGATGATGTGGAACAGGAAGTGGGAGTTTCCATCCTTCCGGACTCACTATTGGGGGAGGGAACTCGCAAGATAATGGACGGTGCCCGGGAACTGGGTTTCACCATGGGACCCATGCCCAAGTTCATTGACCCCCGTCTGTGCAAGCCCTGCGGTAAATGTGCCCTGGGATGTCCCCGTGATGCCAAATGGACCTCCCAGAATTACCTTAAAACTGCCGTTAACTTCGGAGCCAGTTTAATAGAAAACCGCCCCGTGGTGGATATAATAGTAAAAAATGGGGAATTGAAGGGAGTTACAACTACCAATAAAGATTATTTCGCTGATATAGTGGTGTTATCGGCTGGGGCCATGGCCACCCCCCGATTGTTGCAACAAGCAGGGATAAAAGCTGGGAAACAACTTTTTGTGGATACCTTCATCACCATCGGCGGAGTGCTAAAGGGTATTGGCTTCAACGAAGAGGTGCAAATGAACGCCCTCCTTAAAAGAGAGGATCTGATTATCACGCCCCATTTTTCCAGTATACTGGTAGATAAGATACCAGATGCGGCTCCGGAAGACATACTGGGCTTGATGGTGAAAATAAAAGATGATAACCAAGGCAGAGTCACAACTAATTCAGTTGTAAAGTACAGTACCGCCAGGGATGTGGGCCTGTTATGCGAGGGAGCGGCTATGGCCGGTTCCATACTAACAGCTGCTGGTGTTGATCCCCTAACCCTGGTGTCAAGTCCCGCTCGAGGAGCTCATCCCGGAGGAACGGCCGCTATTGGCGAAGTAGTTGATTCCAATCTGGAAACAGAAATAGATGGCCTATTTGTGGCCGATGCCAGTGTCCTGCCCCGTGCACCGGGAGCTCCACCAGTCCTGACCATCCTGGCCATGTCCAAGCGCCTGGGCAGATACTTATCCGCGGAAAGGGTTTAG
- the thiI gene encoding tRNA uracil 4-sulfurtransferase ThiI: protein MKEDLIIVRYGEIGIKSPVVRKRFEKRLLSNIKSALECQSTMEQGRIFLQVEDLNRSVEVLTKTFGVVSFSPAVVTDTDYGVIKERLASYTRELVEEGVFSGEDSFAIRCRRVGQHKFTSQELAAFAGSVVYGVTQSRVDLTNPDFEIFLEVREDKTYIFHQKIPGPGGLPIGTQGRLVALLSTGIDSPVACYLMMKRGCSITALHFNNYPYTSGEEEKITKMAGKLKEYSHGSRLDLYCVDYGEFLTHCQKEAPSRMTCVLCKSGMYQVAEKLAGREGALATLDGSSMGQVASQTLPNLVATRYFTTMPLLSPLIGLDKVEIENLAKKIGTYQISILPEAGCSAAPRHPETHAELEKVLEAQDKLNMATVLDELMDGIRKIRI from the coding sequence ATGAAAGAAGATTTAATAATCGTCCGCTATGGGGAAATTGGTATAAAAAGTCCGGTGGTGCGGAAGCGGTTTGAGAAAAGACTTTTAAGTAACATTAAATCAGCCCTGGAATGCCAGTCCACCATGGAGCAGGGACGCATCTTCCTCCAGGTTGAAGACCTAAATAGATCTGTGGAGGTTCTAACCAAGACCTTCGGGGTGGTGTCCTTCAGCCCCGCCGTGGTCACCGACACTGACTATGGGGTCATAAAAGAAAGGTTAGCCAGCTACACCCGGGAGTTGGTGGAAGAAGGTGTATTCTCGGGCGAAGATTCCTTCGCCATCCGCTGCCGCCGGGTGGGCCAGCACAAGTTCACCAGCCAGGAACTGGCAGCATTTGCTGGTTCGGTGGTTTATGGAGTCACCCAGTCCCGGGTGGATCTCACCAACCCTGATTTTGAAATATTCCTGGAGGTGAGGGAGGATAAGACCTACATCTTTCACCAGAAAATCCCTGGTCCCGGGGGTCTGCCTATCGGTACCCAGGGGAGGTTGGTAGCCCTTCTATCGACAGGAATTGACTCTCCGGTGGCCTGTTATCTCATGATGAAGCGGGGCTGCAGTATCACCGCGTTACACTTCAACAACTATCCCTACACCTCCGGCGAGGAGGAGAAAATCACCAAAATGGCCGGGAAGCTTAAGGAATACTCCCATGGCTCCCGTTTAGATCTTTACTGTGTGGATTATGGTGAATTCCTCACCCACTGCCAGAAGGAGGCACCTTCCCGCATGACCTGTGTACTGTGCAAAAGTGGCATGTACCAGGTGGCTGAGAAACTGGCAGGAAGAGAGGGAGCCCTGGCCACCCTGGATGGGAGTAGCATGGGCCAGGTAGCATCCCAGACACTTCCTAACCTGGTGGCCACCCGTTACTTCACCACCATGCCTCTCTTAAGCCCCCTGATAGGCCTAGATAAGGTGGAGATTGAGAATCTGGCCAAGAAGATAGGCACCTACCAGATATCCATCCTGCCCGAGGCCGGTTGTAGCGCCGCACCCCGACACCCGGAAACCCATGCTGAACTGGAGAAAGTGTTGGAAGCACAGGATAAACTGAACATGGCCACCGTGCTGGATGAATTAATGGATGGTATACGTAAAATAAGAATCTAA
- a CDS encoding OFA family MFS transporter, which translates to MGKSADEKIMGMDALKGRWILVVLGMIINLCLGTIYSWSVFVAPLTTYFTTQLGQVVNANEILLPFSVFLAFFAIAMPFTGKYIEKYGPRNMVIMGGLLTGLGWLLSSFAISVQWLYIFYGVIAGAGVGIAYGVPVAVASRWFPDKRGLAVGLTLLGFGFSALITANIAGYLIASAGVMNTFRVFGIAFILLTVLLALPLRFPKTGWTPAGWTPTPPEPGQDALCELMREDMVRTRSFYALWVCYFIGCLAGLMAIGISKPLGVEVGVEATLATTLVGVFAVFNGFGRPVFGFLTDRVTPRNTAVLSFILITLASLLIMVIPSVTVYILAFAILWGCLGGWLAIAPTTCGSYFGNLDYPRNYGLLFLAYGAGGIVGPQLAGFIKTSTGSYLGVFPYVLVLAIIGLILAFTLLRPPQPVKTG; encoded by the coding sequence ATGGGAAAAAGTGCAGATGAAAAAATAATGGGGATGGATGCTCTAAAGGGACGATGGATACTCGTCGTCCTGGGCATGATCATCAACCTCTGTCTGGGCACCATCTACTCCTGGAGTGTGTTTGTAGCACCCCTAACCACATACTTCACCACCCAACTCGGGCAGGTGGTGAATGCCAACGAGATTCTCCTGCCCTTCTCGGTGTTCCTGGCATTCTTTGCCATTGCCATGCCCTTCACCGGGAAGTACATCGAAAAGTACGGGCCAAGAAACATGGTCATAATGGGCGGTCTACTGACCGGTCTGGGTTGGCTTCTGTCATCCTTCGCCATCTCCGTACAGTGGCTGTACATCTTCTATGGTGTAATCGCCGGGGCGGGGGTGGGCATAGCCTACGGAGTACCAGTGGCCGTCGCCTCCCGCTGGTTCCCCGACAAACGGGGGCTGGCCGTGGGCCTAACCCTCCTGGGGTTCGGCTTCTCGGCACTTATCACCGCCAACATCGCCGGGTATCTAATAGCTTCGGCGGGGGTTATGAACACCTTCCGCGTCTTCGGTATAGCCTTCATTCTACTCACCGTACTCCTGGCTTTACCCCTCAGATTCCCAAAGACGGGTTGGACCCCGGCAGGTTGGACTCCCACTCCACCCGAGCCGGGACAGGATGCCTTATGTGAACTCATGCGGGAGGACATGGTCCGGACCAGATCATTCTATGCCCTATGGGTGTGCTACTTCATCGGCTGTCTGGCCGGTCTCATGGCCATCGGGATTTCCAAACCCCTGGGAGTGGAAGTGGGGGTGGAAGCGACACTGGCCACCACCCTGGTGGGTGTCTTTGCTGTTTTCAACGGCTTCGGAAGACCGGTCTTTGGTTTTTTAACGGACCGAGTGACACCCCGTAACACCGCCGTACTATCCTTCATCCTCATCACCCTGGCGTCACTACTTATCATGGTGATACCCAGCGTCACGGTTTATATACTGGCCTTTGCCATCCTGTGGGGATGTCTGGGAGGATGGCTGGCCATAGCACCCACCACCTGCGGCAGTTACTTTGGAAACCTGGATTATCCCCGGAATTATGGTCTGCTCTTTTTGGCTTATGGTGCCGGGGGCATAGTCGGCCCCCAGCTGGCCGGGTTCATAAAAACCTCAACTGGATCTTACCTGGGGGTGTTCCCCTACGTCCTGGTATTGGCCATTATAGGCCTAATACTGGCCTTCACTCTGCTCAGACCGCCACAACCGGTAAAAACAGGATAA
- the acs gene encoding acetate--CoA ligase, with product MVHDTTVLMDEKRVFKPSEDVKNRAHVKDWDAEIEKGKDLDKYWSEQAEQFEWFKKWDKVLDDSEKPFYKWFTGGKINLAYNAVDRWIETEKRNQIAILYINERGHEKKITYYELYLEVNKLANALKNLGVKKGDTVSMYLPMCPELLIALLACNKIGAVHSVVYSGLSVGAFVDRMNDAKAKVLFTADGTYRRGKIIDLKKIADEAILQCPTIETIVVVKHTGSDIEISELSGREIFYERLVEGEPVDCPPEPMDAEDPLFILYTSGSTGKPKGVMHTTAGYMVGVATTLRNIFDIHEDDMWWCTGDIGWITGHSYVIYGPLLLGTTTVVYEGAPDYPDLGVWWKIVEKYGVTKFYTAPTAIRHLMRFGARYTNLYNLSSLRILGTVGEPINPEAWMWYYTNVGKEKCPIMDTWWQTETGMHLISPLPVSPLKPGSCTRAFPGIDAQVVDEEGNQVPLGKGGYLVVKNPWPSMFRTLYKDKERFLDVYWKDIPGCVYKAGDMVRQDEDGYFWIQGRSDDVLKIAGHRIGSAEVESAFVSHPAVAEAAVIGRSDPIKGEVIKAFVILREGNELKTQLIEDLKKHVRYELGPVAVLGEIVEVDKLPKTRSGKIMRRILRAQEEGEDLGDTSTLEE from the coding sequence ATGGTACACGATACCACAGTCCTTATGGACGAGAAAAGGGTTTTCAAACCTAGCGAAGATGTGAAAAACCGAGCCCACGTCAAGGATTGGGATGCAGAAATAGAGAAGGGTAAAGACCTGGATAAATACTGGTCTGAGCAGGCAGAACAATTTGAATGGTTCAAGAAGTGGGATAAAGTCCTAGATGACTCGGAAAAACCATTCTATAAGTGGTTCACCGGGGGTAAGATTAACCTGGCCTACAATGCCGTGGACCGCTGGATCGAAACCGAAAAACGTAACCAGATCGCCATCCTTTACATTAACGAACGAGGTCATGAAAAGAAGATAACCTACTACGAACTGTACCTGGAAGTTAATAAACTGGCTAACGCCCTGAAAAACCTGGGAGTCAAGAAGGGAGACACAGTTTCCATGTACCTGCCCATGTGTCCCGAACTTTTAATAGCGCTCCTGGCTTGCAACAAGATCGGGGCGGTGCACAGTGTGGTTTATTCCGGCCTCTCAGTGGGAGCCTTTGTGGATCGAATGAACGATGCCAAAGCTAAGGTATTATTCACCGCCGATGGAACCTACCGGAGAGGTAAGATCATTGATTTAAAGAAAATCGCTGACGAGGCTATCCTGCAGTGTCCTACCATTGAAACCATCGTGGTGGTCAAGCACACCGGCAGTGACATTGAAATATCCGAACTATCGGGACGGGAAATATTCTATGAACGCCTGGTGGAGGGAGAACCGGTGGACTGTCCTCCTGAACCTATGGATGCTGAGGACCCACTTTTCATACTCTACACCTCGGGCAGCACTGGTAAACCCAAGGGGGTTATGCACACTACTGCTGGATACATGGTCGGGGTGGCCACCACCCTGCGAAATATATTCGACATTCATGAAGATGATATGTGGTGGTGTACCGGAGACATTGGATGGATCACTGGTCACAGCTACGTTATATACGGCCCGTTACTACTGGGAACCACCACCGTGGTCTACGAGGGCGCGCCAGACTACCCCGACCTGGGGGTGTGGTGGAAGATCGTGGAAAAATATGGGGTTACCAAGTTTTACACCGCCCCCACTGCTATCCGGCATCTGATGCGTTTCGGGGCCAGATACACCAACCTCTACAACCTCAGTTCCCTGAGGATTCTGGGAACGGTGGGGGAACCCATCAACCCCGAGGCCTGGATGTGGTACTACACCAACGTGGGTAAGGAGAAATGTCCCATTATGGACACCTGGTGGCAGACTGAAACCGGCATGCACCTCATATCTCCACTACCGGTATCTCCCCTTAAACCCGGCTCCTGTACCAGGGCATTTCCAGGTATAGATGCCCAGGTGGTTGATGAAGAGGGTAACCAAGTCCCACTGGGCAAAGGTGGCTATTTGGTTGTGAAAAATCCCTGGCCCTCCATGTTCCGAACCCTCTACAAGGATAAGGAACGTTTCCTGGACGTATACTGGAAAGACATTCCTGGATGCGTCTACAAGGCGGGGGACATGGTACGTCAAGACGAAGACGGTTACTTCTGGATACAGGGCCGTTCCGATGATGTACTGAAAATTGCCGGGCACCGTATTGGATCAGCTGAGGTGGAATCCGCCTTTGTCAGTCACCCCGCAGTGGCTGAGGCCGCAGTTATCGGCCGGTCTGATCCCATTAAGGGGGAGGTCATAAAGGCCTTTGTCATTTTGAGGGAAGGAAACGAACTCAAAACCCAACTCATCGAAGATCTAAAAAAACACGTACGATACGAGTTAGGACCGGTAGCTGTTTTGGGTGAGATCGTAGAGGTGGATAAACTCCCCAAAACCCGTAGTGGAAAGATCATGCGCCGAATACTCCGCGCCCAGGAAGAAGGTGAAGATCTAGGTGACACCTCCACCCTGGAAGAATAA